Proteins co-encoded in one Sphingopyxis sp. BE259 genomic window:
- a CDS encoding mechanosensitive ion channel domain-containing protein: protein MTFSILAAAQTAATKTATAAPATSDPLADIRAWWDSSVAWVNSHWLQIGIAIAAGLTIYFLLSMIRGFALKRAQATPGEFTLTHIVGRVIHKTKSFVLAIIAIRMVAGYAQPPAVILQIIQLIFTVAVVLQVAIWAREIILGLIQRRASDGHNETLSNAMGIIRLLISVALFAIAAIVILDNMGVNVTGLVAGLGIGGIAIGLAAQGIFSDLFASLSIIFDRPFRVGETIKYDTSTATVERIGLKSTRLRSLNGELLVISNTNLLGKEITNFAHLHRRRITFTIGVIYQTTPTMLRDLPALLEEQVVAAGQEFIRSSFLTFGPSSLDFELLFDVFSDEFDVVAAARTDVGIRVFEAMAKAGYEFAYPTQTTFTAAPDGTMIMPFAESPKPKATAAKAAKPG, encoded by the coding sequence TTGACCTTCTCTATCCTTGCCGCGGCGCAGACTGCGGCCACCAAGACTGCCACCGCGGCGCCTGCGACCAGCGACCCGCTCGCCGACATCCGCGCCTGGTGGGACAGCAGCGTCGCGTGGGTGAACAGCCATTGGCTGCAGATCGGCATCGCGATCGCTGCGGGTCTGACAATCTATTTCCTGCTGTCGATGATCCGCGGCTTTGCGCTGAAACGCGCGCAGGCGACGCCGGGTGAATTCACCCTGACCCACATCGTCGGGCGGGTGATCCACAAGACCAAGTCTTTCGTGCTGGCGATCATCGCGATCCGCATGGTCGCCGGCTATGCCCAGCCGCCCGCGGTGATCCTGCAGATCATTCAGCTGATCTTCACCGTCGCGGTGGTGTTGCAGGTCGCGATCTGGGCGCGCGAAATCATTCTGGGCCTGATCCAGCGCCGCGCGTCCGACGGGCACAATGAAACGCTGTCGAACGCGATGGGGATCATCCGCCTGTTGATCAGCGTCGCGCTGTTCGCCATCGCGGCGATCGTCATCCTCGACAATATGGGGGTCAATGTCACCGGGCTGGTCGCCGGTCTGGGCATCGGCGGCATCGCCATCGGCCTCGCCGCGCAGGGGATTTTTTCGGACCTGTTCGCATCGCTGTCGATCATTTTCGACCGGCCGTTCCGCGTCGGCGAGACGATCAAATATGACACCAGCACCGCGACGGTCGAGCGTATTGGCCTCAAAAGCACCCGCCTGCGCTCGCTCAACGGCGAATTGCTGGTGATTTCGAATACCAATTTGCTGGGCAAGGAGATCACCAACTTTGCGCATCTCCACCGCCGCCGCATCACCTTCACCATCGGGGTCATCTATCAGACGACCCCGACTATGCTGCGCGACCTGCCTGCGTTGCTCGAGGAGCAGGTGGTCGCTGCGGGACAGGAATTTATCCGGTCGAGCTTCCTCACCTTCGGCCCCTCCAGTCTCGATTTCGAATTGTTGTTCGACGTGTTCAGCGACGAATTCGACGTCGTCGCCGCGGCGCGCACCGATGTCGGCATCCGCGTGTTCGAGGCGATGGCCAAGGCCGGATATG